Proteins co-encoded in one Brassica oleracea var. oleracea cultivar TO1000 chromosome C4, BOL, whole genome shotgun sequence genomic window:
- the LOC106336857 gene encoding probable arabinosyltransferase ARAD1, with protein MARKSSVLQRAAIAVFSVIAIYAILNASVSRSLPSSSDLPRQLIREEQEREAPPIQPRVKVYMYDLPTRFTHGVIEQHAIVRGGGGGMMKKPTSDVTALKYPGHQHMHEWYLFSDLNRPESDRSGSPITRVLDPADADLFYVPVFSSLSLIVNAGRPVEPGSGYSDEKMQEGLIDWLERQVWWRRNGGRDHVIPAGDPNALYRILDRVKNAVLLVSDFGRLRPDQGSFVKDVVIPYSHRVNLFTGEIGVESRNTLLFFMGNRYRKDGGKVRDLLFQVLEKEGDVTIKHGTQSRENRRAATKGMHTSKFCLNPAGDTPSACRLFDSIVSLCVPVIVSDSIELPFEDVIDYRKFSIFVEANVALKPGFLVKMLRKIGRKKILEYQREMKLVRRYFDYGNPNGAVKEIWRQVSQKLPLIKLMSNRDKRLVLRNSTEPDCSCLCTNQTGLITSI; from the exons ATGGCGCGCAAATCCTCCGTCCTCCAACGAGCAGCCATCGCCGTCTTCTCCGTAATCGCAATCTACGCCATCCTCAACGCCTCCGTCAGCCGCTCCCTCCCTTCCTCGTCCGATCTCCCGCGTCAGCTCATCCGCGAAGAGCAAGAACGAGAAGCTCCTCCGATCCAGCCCAGAGTCAAGGTTTACATGTACGATCTCCCCACGAGATTCACCCACGGCGTAATCGAGCAGCACGCCATCGTCCGCGGCGGCGGCGGGGGCATGATGAAGAAGCCTACCAGTGACGTCACCGCGCTCAAGTACCCGGGTCATCAGCACATGCACGAGTGGTACCTCTTCTCGGATCTAAACCGACCCGAGTCGGATCGATCCGGCTCTCCTATCACCCGCGTGCTGGATCCAGCCGACGCGGATCTCTTCTACGTTCCCGTGTTCTCTTCACTCAGCTTGATCGTGAACGCGGGTCGCCCGGTTGAGCCCGGGTCGGGTTACAGCGACGAGAAGATGCAGGAGGGGTTGATCGATTGGCTCGAGCGTCAGGTGTGGTGGAGGAGGAACGGAGGGAGAGATCACGTGATACCCGCTGGAGATCCGAACGCGTTGTATCGGATCTTGGACCGGGTCAAGAACGCGGTTCTTCTGGTTTCGGATTTCGGGCGGTTGAGGCCTGATCAAGGGTCTTTCGTTAAAGATGTGGTGATACCTTACTCTCATAGGGTTAATCTCTTCACTGGGGAGATAGGAGTTGAGTCTCGTAACACGTTGCTCTTCTTCATGGGCAATCGTTATCGCAAAGAT GGTGGGAAAGTTCGTGATTTGCTGTTCCAAGTTCTTGAAAAGGAAGGAGATGTGACGATAAAGCATGGGACTCAGTCGAGAGAGAACAGGCGAGCTGCTACGAAAGGAATGCATACTTCTAAGTTCTGTCTAAACCCTGCTGGTGATACTCCATCCGCTTGCAGGCTCTTTGACTCTATTGTTAGCTTGTGTGTGCCCGTGATTGTTAGCGATAGCATCGAGTTGCCTTTCGAGGATGTTATAGATTACAGAAAGTTTTCGATTTTCGTTGAGGCCAATGTGGCACTAAAGCCTGGGTTTCTGGTTAAGATGCTGAGGAAGATAGGAAGGAAGAAGATCCTGGAGTATCAGAGAGAGATGAAATTG GTAAGACGGTATTTTGATTATGGGAACCCGAATGGAGCAGTGAAGGAGATCTGGCGTCAAGTCTCACAGAAGCTACCACTCATCAAGCTAATGAGTAACCGCGATAAACGCCTGGTCCTAAGAAACTCCACTGAGCCAGACTGCTCATGTCTATGCACAAACCAAACTGGTCTCATCACTTCCATATAA